CattttagtataattattatatatatccCAAGATAAAATATAACACAAAAGTCAACTCAAAACTTTATATTTACAATGTACAATTAAAAACACAAATTCATTGTTCTTCACTGTACAATCAATAGTAGCTACTCATCATCATATGGTGATACGGGTTCCTCCTGCCAAACAAGATCATGATTATGTTATAAGACATGATTATCCATATAGAGGCACtaaatatgtatgtgtgtgtgtgtgtgtgtgtgtgtgtgtgtgtgtgtttgtgtgtgtgtgtgtatgtattcatGAAGGTGCTGGAGGGGCAAAATGACTTTTTGCTATTTATACAATAAGCGTTCCCTCAAGTTCAAATTGAAAACACCCAAATTAAAAAGTGCTATGGAATGCTTGAAAGAAGGTTTCTGGAATCGTTATGGTgtgtatacagtggaatctctatAATAATGGACACTCAGTTGGGACGGCCAAATAATCTTGATGAAATTTAGTTATcttttttcagaggtaaaattggATTGGTAGGTCTCTTTTATAGCTCCTTGGAGGCTCCactatatagctgttcagaagCACGCAAACATATATGCTCCCCCATGCCAGCTGTTGTCGCACAAACTGAACTGACTAATACATAATTTGAATGGATACTGGAGAAATGAAAGCTGATATTTCCAATGTATGCAAGTAGTAGGGTTGTTCTGTCAACCGTACCTACTACGATGATAGAACATCTGTCATTTGTGTGTATAACCAGTCTATGTATTTTAGGCTTTtaattacaggtttttgcaattgaattcgtcgtttttgcgattgaattcgtcccgtttgcaattgaattcgtcggttttgcgatagaattcgtcgcgtttgcattacaattcgtcataaacaaaactgCTCCAAGAAAGAGACACTAATGacagagttacacttgagacactagaaggtaattggagctggtagcgCGCGAAGCtaatagctgtctgacaagttaattagcttgctcgcgagtgaccacacccatcgcgaatggcgcagtagaatttggaatgttgctggataggctgtagaggaagaattattgccttataaagagttgtttactaatgttgtacttgaacaagttcttgtagcagctgctacaccatgttttcgtgttttctccagctgccattcttgttacggacgaatttaactgcaaaaccgacgaattctattgcaaaaccgacgaattcaattgcaaacggaacgaattcaattgcaaagtcgccgaattcaattgcaaaaacctgtatcaTATGCATAATATACCACTGATTGCAAAACTTATGACAAATCCAGAGAGGTTCCAAAGGTGGTGCCCCATTTTTGGGAGAGCTTTCCTACATAACTTCAGTGATACATCTAAATGAGTAATTTTGATCAAAACTGTTTTCAATTTATTGTGTTGAAGATAACAGCATGCATATACAGGATAAGGGGAACTCCCTGGAGCTTAATATAAACTGCagtacaaataattattttctctgactgctttattggaatAATTTAATCATTCCTCCTTGCCCAAGAGTGCAAGTCTTAATAAGTGACCTATTTGTGGATCTCCTATTTGGAACATTAGGTAAAAACACTTCACATGCATAATTCAAACATCTAATGCACACCAATATAGTAGAATAGCAACTAATGTATGGATTGTCATAACTTGTTTTATGATATGACAATATTTATAGCTTCTTACTTTACAATTCTTACATGAGTGACCACTACCAACACTTTGATCCTGTTCTTCACTTATTGATGCTGAGTTAAGATCAGCTACATGAAAGCAACACTAGGATAATATACCAGTAATATATACACAAGGGAACAATGCATTCTTTTAGAAGAGACCAACTTCCACTTACCAGTACAAGTTTTTCCATTTCCATGGTAGCCATTTTTGCAGAGACAGAAATATCCACCATGAAAGTTGATACAAGTGGCATGTTCACTACACCCATGGTTACTGTCACACTCATTGATATCTACAGTGACAACATAGAGGAGCTACAACTACTCAACTACCTACTAATAACACAGTGACCCACAACTATCTGATAACATACCACTTTCACAGTATTTCCCAGTAAGTCCTCCAGGACACATACAAGTGTTGTTAGCTACACACTTTCCTAATGAATGACATGGTGGATCACAATGAGCTACAGGTGGAGAAATATTTTCACAATACAAGCAATATCGTTGTGGTTACTGAAACTCACGTATGCAGTGATCGCCAGCTCTGACAAAACCGTCATCACATGTGCACTCAAATGATCCATCATTATTTTTGCACGTTAATTCAACTGGACAAACAGAGTGATCCTTGCATTCATCAATATCTGTAAATAGTATAGAAATAGCTACTATTAGAAACAGCTTTGCACCAAACACTCTGCAATGCATAGCTAGATTTTCTATATTAGCTACTGTGTTTGTAGAATGCAATCAAGATTCTTTGTCATACTGTAACAAAACTCAGTGCCTGACAAAAGTCACTATagtgtgtgcatatatatataattgcaaTTGCACCTGAACATTCTGAATGGAAGCCACCTTGATCAATAAACTGGTATCCGTTTGGACACTGGCAAGTAAATCCACCCGGAGTGTTAATACATCTTGCCTGTCTTGGGCAGTAATGTCCATATTTATCGATAACACCATTTCTGCATTCATCAATATCTATAACGCACAAAACATACAGACTAACATGAGCTATAAAAaaacaatatattatattatatgtaaTAAGGATGTGATGACATGCTGTTGACCATCCAGTAATTATAAAAATACTTTTTCTAATAAGTAGATAAAAGGTCCTCTGAGATGAGTATAGTTACTACTCAGTTTTAGCAAAATCTATAATCAGGCTGCTCTATTTTATAATACCACTGAAATTTATGATAAAGTTGTCTTCATAGTAAAGTTAGAATTATGCGATTAAGTTTTCATGCAATACTCAGTATTGTTACTATAGGCACAGATGTGATACACCTACCTCTACAAGTGTTGCCATCCTGAAGAAAGCCAACCTTACATTTACAAGTGTAATTGTTGTGCTGGTCTATGCATTCAGAATGTTCAGGACAGTCAGACTGGAGTTGGCAAGCTAGTGAAAACAATGTTGCTATTGAGAATCAAAGTAGCATATGAAGTACTCACCATTACAAAAACCACAGCATTGAGATGCTAGTTTCTGTTTTTCACTCCAACCTGTTGCATTAGAACAGTTCCTCAGATAATCCTCACAAGTGTGAATTTGTGCATCTCTCATCGTGTTAACAAAAAGGTTCAAAATT
The Dysidea avara chromosome 7, odDysAvar1.4, whole genome shotgun sequence genome window above contains:
- the LOC136260817 gene encoding protein kinase C-binding protein NELL1-like isoform X3, with amino-acid sequence MADGPILFIHTRNEVVAFSLEVDSNNEIIKISFIHQGVTIAVSFNYTFSDLSVWHNIIVSFNGRLVTVHVDCEKVGEQIIAQPDYCLPYGVKLNIGSDVQHTKFFKGFLQDLVISFREKGIQRFCHNAYTECQYTASYQALNNSLNELMTVNYQLKNESEELKRNFSMMRETTKRYSCFIDGKQYDYEEFFKSQNGELCFCSTGGTPRCTNPENLVRPTPPPEDKQMCAVNGDKILADHLYFTRISNHSCKSQRCDSNLILNLFVNTMRDAQIHTCEDYLRNCSNATGWSEKQKLASQCCGFCNACQLQSDCPEHSECIDQHNNYTCKCKVGFLQDGNTCRDIDECRNGVIDKYGHYCPRQARCINTPGGFTCQCPNGYQFIDQGGFHSECSDIDECKDHSVCPVELTCKNNDGSFECTCDDGFVRAGDHCIPHCDPPCHSLGKCVANNTCMCPGGLTGKYCESDINECDSNHGCSEHATCINFHGGYFCLCKNGYHGNGKTCTADLNSASISEEQDQSVGSGHSCKNCKEEPVSPYDDE